Within Actinosynnema pretiosum, the genomic segment GCAGCGCGCCCGAGTCGGTGACCAGGAGGTTGCCGTGCTGGAGGTCGCCGTGGCCGACCGAGGCGTCCCCGAGCGCGGCGACCAGGTCCGCGAAGCGGGCGGCCAGCGCCGCCAGCGCCGCCCGGTCGTCGCCGGTGTCCTCGATCCAGCGGATCAGGTTGCGGGCGCGCACCCACTCCATGCGCAGCACCGGGTACCAGGAGCCCGCGACCAGCACGCCCCGGTCCACGTGCTCGAACCCCACGGCCCAGTCCGCGCGCAGGTGGGCCAGGTGCGCGCCGACGGCCCGGTACCGGTCGGCCTGCTCGGGGACCTCCCTGGTGAAGCACTTGACGGCGTGCTCGACGCCGTCGGGCGTGGTCACCGAGAAGACGCTGGCGAAGTTGCCGGAGATCGCGCGCGGGCGCCCCAGCGCGTCGGTGCGCACCAGGCCGCCTTCGAGCGGGGTGCCCCGGAAGCACAGCGCGGTGTTCTGCAGCGCCTCCGCGTAGGCCGCGCCGGACGGGAACACCCGCCTGCCCTCACCCGAGGTCGACGTGGACGAGCGTGACGTCGTCATTGCGCACCTCCCCGGCCGAACGCGCCGCGTCCAGCCAGGCCGCGAACCGCTCGGGGTGGCCCGCGCGGGTGTGGTCGGCCAGCAGGTCCCACGGCGCGCCGCCGCGCTCGGCCTCGCGCAGGAACCAGGCGGCGAGCGCGTCGGTGCACAGGAAGAACTGGTCGCCCTGCTCGGCCGCGCCCGAGGCGGTGCGGGTGTGCCTGGCCAGCAGGGCGGTGTCGGTGGTGAGGGCGTTGACCAGTCCGGGCGAGCTGTCGAACGCGCCCGCGTCGGCGAGCGGGAACGCGTGCAGCAGCTCCGCGCCCCTGGTGTGGAACAGGCAGCTGTCGCCGAGCGCGGCGGCGGCCCACGCGGTGCGGCCGTCCGGCCCGGTGGCGAAGCGGGCGGCGAGCGCGGTGGCGTGCGGGCCCCGGTCCAGGCCCGGCTGCTCGTACCAGGCGATGGGGCGACCGGCGGCCTCCCGGCGGGCCACGTAGTCGGCGAGCCAGGGCCGCCAGGCCAGGCCCGCGCCCGCGAGGGCGTCCGCGAACGCCTCGGGCGCGTCGAGCGCGCTCGGGTCGGCTGCGACGCGGGCCAGGACCTCGGTGGTGAGCAGCGCGGCCCACGGCCCGGACAGCAGGCTCTCGGACGCGCCGTCGGCGACGGCGACCAGCACCGGCTCGGTGCGCCAGGTGTCGGGGGCCTCGGCCGGGAGCACCAGGTGCGCGTCCTCGCACTCGGCTTCGGCGCTGCCCAGCTTGGGCGCGCGCAGGGCGGTGGTGAACATGCCGGGGGTCAGCGCAGGTCCGTGGCGCGGGTGC encodes:
- a CDS encoding protein phosphatase 2C domain-containing protein; this translates as MFTTALRAPKLGSAEAECEDAHLVLPAEAPDTWRTEPVLVAVADGASESLLSGPWAALLTTEVLARVAADPSALDAPEAFADALAGAGLAWRPWLADYVARREAAGRPIAWYEQPGLDRGPHATALAARFATGPDGRTAWAAAALGDSCLFHTRGAELLHAFPLADAGAFDSSPGLVNALTTDTALLARHTRTASGAAEQGDQFFLCTDALAAWFLREAERGGAPWDLLADHTRAGHPERFAAWLDAARSAGEVRNDDVTLVHVDLG